In Labrys monachus, the genomic stretch ACGTCGGCTTCGTCGAGGTCTCCCGTCATGAGGCCGTCATCGTGCAGCATGGTGAAATTGAGCGCGTCGATGCGGCGGAAATAATCGGCGTTCAGGACGTGCTGCGCGCCCGGCTTCACCATCACTTCGGCGCCAAGATAGGAGTTGAACAGGTCGAAGATCGGCTGCAGCACGGAGATCACCGGCGAGCCGATCTCCCGGCAGGTCCGCTCCAGCCTTTCGGACAGCTCGCGCTCGACCAGGGTGTAGAGCACGATGCCCGGCGAGTTCTCGATTTCGGCGATCGCCTTGTCGAGATCGCGCTGGCTGCGCACCAGCGGATAGACATGTTCCAGCGCCGAGATGGCCGGATACTGGGCGGCGACCGCCCGCCCCGCCATGATCAGCGTCTCGCCGGTCGAATCCGAAACCAAATGGAGA encodes the following:
- a CDS encoding pyruvate, water dikinase regulatory protein, whose protein sequence is MAARSFFHLHLVSDSTGETLIMAGRAVAAQYPAISALEHVYPLVRSQRDLDKAIAEIENSPGIVLYTLVERELSERLERTCREIGSPVISVLQPIFDLFNSYLGAEVMVKPGAQHVLNADYFRRIDALNFTMLHDDGLMTGDLDEADVVLIGVSRTSKTPTSIYLAHRGVKTANIPLVPGIPLPIEVERLRRPLIVGLYASPERIVQIRENRILGLNPQHDVIAYTDRMLVSEEIAQSRRLFSQRGWPMIDVTRRSIEETAAAIQGLLRAHRRSLIVET